A genomic region of Christiangramia sp. OXR-203 contains the following coding sequences:
- the secA gene encoding preprotein translocase subunit SecA translates to MSFLNTVLKAFVGDKSKKDVKAIQPIVDKIKALESKFEALSLDELRAKTTEFKTQISDATKEVRDKIEALNKEADEIDDITRKEDIYAEVDALKDKSYELSEAVLNDILPEAFAVVKETAKRFCNNPQLKVQASAYDRELSAEKDYVNLEGDYAIWNNSWDAAGKPVTWDMIHYDVQLIGGVAMHQGKIAEMHTGEGKTLVATLPVYLNALTGNGVHLVTVNDYLAKRDSAWMAPIFQFHGLSVDCIDYHRPNSAARRKAYNADVTYGTNNEFGFDYLRDNMSHAPDDLVQRPHNYAIVDEVDSVLIDDARTPLIISGPVPKGDTHEFMELKPAIANIVEVQRKYLVKVLAEAKKLIKVGDTKEGGFQLLRVYRGLPKNKALIKFLSEEGVKQLLQKTENHYMQDNNREMPKVDAELYFTIEEKSNQIDLTDKGIEFLSGENDPDFFVMPEIGMEIAKIEKEGLSAEEEAEKKEELFREYSVKSERIHTLRQLLKSYTLFEKDTEYVVMDNKVKIVDEQTGRIMDGRRYSDGLHQAIEAKENVKIEDATQTFATVTLQNYFRMYRKLSGMTGTAVTEAGEFWEIYELDVVEIPTNRPIARNDKEDLVYKTKREKYNAVIDHVTDLSNAGRPVLIGTTSVEISELLSRMLKLRNVPHNVLNAKRHKQEADIVAEAGNAGIVTIATNMAGRGTDIKLSKEVKEAGGLAIVGTERHDSRRVDRQLRGRAGRQGDPGSSQFYVSLEDNLMRLFGSERIAKLMDRMGLEEGEVIQHSMISKSIERAQKKVEENNFGVRKRLLEYDDVMNAQREVIYKRRYHALFGDRLRVDLANMIFDISENIAETNKGAEDFKNFEFELIRNFSMSSPVSEEEFKKMMPQKLAGEVYKAAYSHYDTKMAHNAERAFPVIKQVHEDERNNFERISVPFTDGTKTLSVVTNLQKAYETEGKQLIKDFEKNITLAIIDEAWKTHLRKMDELKQSVQLAVHEQKDPLLIYKFEAFELFKAMLETVNRDVMSFLFKGEIPTASVPNIQEARQVQQKEKVETKKEEIPNMDERAAQSRAVGNTQRKPEITETITRDRPKIGRNDKVTLKNVLSGETKAMKFKQAIPLLDKGDWVLVDE, encoded by the coding sequence ATGAGTTTTTTAAATACCGTATTAAAAGCTTTCGTTGGAGATAAATCCAAGAAAGACGTAAAAGCAATTCAACCCATTGTAGACAAGATCAAGGCACTTGAGTCAAAGTTCGAGGCATTGAGCCTGGATGAATTGCGTGCAAAAACAACTGAATTTAAAACTCAGATCTCTGATGCTACCAAAGAAGTTAGAGATAAGATAGAAGCGCTAAATAAAGAAGCTGATGAAATTGATGATATCACCCGCAAGGAAGATATCTATGCTGAAGTCGATGCTCTTAAAGATAAATCCTACGAGCTTTCTGAAGCAGTTCTCAACGATATCCTTCCCGAAGCTTTTGCAGTAGTGAAAGAAACAGCTAAGCGTTTCTGTAATAATCCGCAATTAAAGGTTCAGGCTTCTGCTTACGATAGAGAACTTTCCGCAGAAAAAGATTACGTAAATCTTGAAGGTGACTACGCCATTTGGAATAACTCCTGGGATGCAGCCGGCAAGCCGGTAACCTGGGATATGATTCACTATGACGTTCAGCTTATTGGTGGTGTGGCCATGCACCAGGGAAAAATTGCAGAGATGCATACCGGGGAAGGTAAAACCCTTGTAGCTACTTTGCCTGTTTACCTGAATGCACTTACCGGAAACGGAGTGCACCTGGTGACTGTAAACGACTATCTGGCGAAACGTGATAGCGCGTGGATGGCTCCTATCTTTCAGTTTCACGGTTTAAGTGTAGACTGTATCGATTATCACCGTCCAAACTCTGCCGCACGTAGAAAAGCTTATAATGCTGATGTTACCTACGGAACCAACAATGAATTCGGTTTTGATTATCTGAGGGATAATATGTCTCATGCTCCCGATGATCTGGTACAGCGCCCGCATAACTATGCGATCGTGGATGAGGTGGATTCAGTATTAATTGATGACGCTCGTACTCCATTGATCATTTCAGGTCCCGTACCTAAAGGAGATACGCATGAGTTTATGGAATTGAAGCCTGCGATCGCCAATATCGTGGAAGTTCAGCGTAAATATCTAGTAAAAGTACTAGCTGAAGCTAAGAAACTGATCAAGGTAGGTGACACCAAAGAAGGTGGTTTCCAACTATTGAGAGTATATCGTGGTCTTCCGAAGAACAAAGCATTGATCAAATTCCTGAGTGAAGAAGGTGTAAAGCAACTATTGCAGAAAACCGAGAATCACTACATGCAGGATAATAATCGTGAAATGCCGAAGGTTGATGCCGAGCTGTATTTTACGATCGAGGAAAAAAGCAACCAGATCGATCTTACCGATAAGGGGATTGAGTTTCTTTCCGGAGAAAATGATCCTGACTTTTTTGTGATGCCTGAAATTGGAATGGAGATCGCAAAAATTGAAAAAGAAGGTCTTTCTGCCGAAGAAGAAGCTGAAAAGAAAGAAGAACTATTCAGAGAATATTCAGTAAAAAGTGAACGTATTCATACGCTTCGCCAGTTATTGAAATCATATACCCTGTTCGAAAAAGATACAGAATATGTAGTGATGGATAACAAGGTGAAGATCGTGGATGAGCAAACCGGTCGTATCATGGATGGTCGTCGTTATAGTGACGGACTCCACCAGGCGATCGAAGCTAAGGAAAATGTAAAGATCGAAGATGCAACACAGACCTTTGCTACAGTAACCCTTCAGAATTACTTTAGAATGTACCGTAAACTTTCGGGGATGACTGGTACTGCTGTAACTGAGGCTGGTGAATTCTGGGAGATCTATGAACTTGATGTGGTGGAAATTCCAACCAACAGACCTATTGCCAGAAATGATAAAGAAGATTTGGTTTATAAGACCAAACGTGAAAAATATAATGCGGTGATTGATCATGTGACCGATCTTTCAAATGCGGGCAGACCGGTACTTATTGGTACTACTTCCGTAGAAATTTCGGAATTACTTAGCCGTATGCTGAAACTTCGAAATGTACCTCACAACGTACTGAACGCGAAACGTCACAAGCAGGAGGCAGATATTGTTGCTGAAGCTGGTAATGCGGGTATCGTAACGATCGCCACCAACATGGCCGGTCGTGGTACCGATATTAAATTGAGCAAGGAAGTGAAGGAAGCTGGCGGTCTGGCGATTGTTGGTACCGAGCGTCATGATTCAAGACGTGTGGACAGGCAGTTGCGTGGTCGTGCCGGTAGACAGGGTGACCCGGGTAGTTCACAGTTCTATGTGTCTCTTGAAGATAACCTGATGAGATTATTTGGTTCTGAGAGAATCGCCAAACTTATGGACCGTATGGGTCTGGAAGAAGGTGAAGTTATTCAGCATTCCATGATATCCAAGTCTATTGAGCGTGCACAGAAGAAAGTAGAGGAAAATAACTTCGGAGTTCGTAAGCGTTTGCTGGAGTATGATGATGTAATGAACGCACAGCGTGAGGTGATCTACAAACGTCGTTACCATGCTCTTTTTGGAGACAGGTTACGTGTGGATCTTGCCAATATGATCTTTGATATTTCTGAAAATATTGCTGAAACCAATAAAGGAGCTGAAGATTTTAAGAACTTTGAATTTGAACTGATCAGGAATTTCTCAATGAGTTCTCCTGTTTCTGAAGAAGAATTCAAGAAAATGATGCCTCAGAAGCTAGCTGGAGAGGTTTATAAGGCTGCATACTCACATTACGATACCAAGATGGCTCATAATGCTGAACGTGCATTCCCGGTCATCAAACAGGTTCATGAAGATGAACGAAATAACTTCGAGCGTATTTCTGTTCCTTTTACAGATGGCACAAAAACATTAAGCGTGGTTACTAATCTTCAGAAAGCTTATGAAACTGAAGGGAAACAGTTAATAAAAGATTTTGAGAAGAATATCACGCTCGCTATCATTGATGAAGCCTGGAAGACTCACTTAAGAAAAATGGATGAGTTAAAGCAAAGTGTTCAGTTAGCTGTACATGAGCAGAAGGATCCGTTGCTTATATACAAATTTGAAGCATTTGAGCTATTCAAAGCAATGCTGGAAACCGTGAACCGTGATGTGATGTCCTTCCTATTCAAGGGAGAGATTCCAACGGCGAGCGTTCCTAATATTCAGGAAGCAAGGCAGGTTCAGCAAAAAGAGAAAGTTGAAACCAAGAAGGAAGAGATCCCGAATATGGATGAACGTGCTGCTCAAAGTCGAGCGGTTGGTAATACTCAGCGTAAACCTGAGATCACTGAAACCATTACCAGAGACAGACCTAAAATTGGAAGAAACGATAAGGTTACTTTGAAGAACGTATTGAGTGGTGAAACAAAAGCCATGAAATTCAAACAAGCGATCCCATTGTTAGATAAAGGAGACTGGGTTCTTGTAGATGAATAG
- a CDS encoding ABC transporter ATP-binding protein: MSKVIEIRTITRDFPLGQEVVKVLKGIDLDIERGEYVAIMGPSGSGKSTLMNLLGCLDTPTSGSYILNGKDASQMSDDELAEIRNKEIGFVFQTFNLLPRTTALDNVALPMVYAGATKSQRKERAEEVLRSVGLGDRMDHKPNQLSGGQRQRVAVGRALVNKPSIILADEPTGNLDSKTSVEIMNLFDDIHAAGNTVILVTHEEEIAEHAHRVIRLKDGRIETDERKKVHTPTV; encoded by the coding sequence ATGAGTAAAGTAATCGAAATTCGTACGATCACCAGAGATTTTCCATTGGGGCAGGAAGTCGTAAAAGTCCTAAAAGGTATCGATCTGGATATTGAACGAGGTGAATATGTCGCGATCATGGGACCTTCAGGTTCCGGTAAATCTACTTTAATGAATCTTCTGGGCTGCCTGGATACTCCAACCTCCGGGTCTTATATTCTCAATGGAAAAGATGCAAGTCAAATGAGTGATGATGAACTTGCGGAAATTCGGAATAAAGAAATTGGATTCGTTTTCCAGACATTTAATTTACTTCCCAGAACTACCGCTTTAGATAACGTAGCTTTACCAATGGTCTATGCCGGAGCGACAAAATCTCAACGTAAAGAACGTGCTGAAGAAGTTCTTCGTAGCGTAGGACTTGGTGACCGAATGGATCATAAACCCAATCAACTTTCAGGAGGACAGAGACAACGTGTGGCGGTAGGTCGTGCGCTGGTCAATAAACCTTCCATTATCCTGGCAGATGAGCCAACTGGAAACCTGGATTCAAAAACTTCCGTAGAGATCATGAACCTTTTTGATGATATACATGCTGCAGGAAATACTGTAATCCTGGTTACTCACGAAGAAGAGATCGCCGAGCATGCACATCGGGTAATCCGCTTAAAAGATGGCAGAATAGAGACCGATGAACGCAAAAAAGTGCATACTCCTACAGTTTAG
- a CDS encoding DUF2795 domain-containing protein — protein sequence MYWTLELASYLSDAPWPATKDELIDYAIRTGAPLEVVENLQAIEDEGDSYDSIEEIWPDYPTDEDYLWNEDEY from the coding sequence ATGTATTGGACTTTAGAATTAGCATCTTATTTAAGTGATGCACCCTGGCCGGCCACCAAAGACGAGTTAATAGACTACGCAATTAGAACAGGAGCACCGCTTGAAGTTGTCGAGAATTTACAGGCAATAGAAGACGAAGGTGATTCATATGATTCTATTGAAGAGATCTGGCCGGATTATCCAACAGATGAAGATTACCTCTGGAATGAGGATGAATATTAA
- a CDS encoding O-methyltransferase, producing MYFQLKSYINFLLKSQNEHGLHSPFVYELVTKCFYDTSEHSEYKLIKDYRNDLLRNKEIIEVKDFGAGSRVFSSNQRPVHAIAKNAGITLFRAKLLSRIVNYLKIENALELGTSLGIASAAIAANKSTKLTTIEGCNETAKIARQQFEKFDLKNIDLRIDKIENVLSDLTSKLRTSKIGQKTSEKFDLIYFDGNHQKQATLDYFRTLLPFAHNDSVFIFDDIHWSAEMQEAWKEIIEHPQVRVSIDTFQWGFIFFRREQVKEHFTIRV from the coding sequence TTGTATTTCCAACTCAAATCCTATATAAACTTTCTCCTGAAAAGTCAAAACGAACACGGACTCCACTCCCCTTTTGTTTATGAGCTGGTAACCAAGTGTTTTTATGATACATCGGAACATTCGGAATATAAATTGATTAAAGATTACCGCAATGATCTTCTTCGGAATAAGGAAATTATTGAAGTAAAAGACTTTGGGGCGGGAAGCAGGGTTTTTAGTTCAAATCAAAGACCGGTGCATGCCATTGCGAAAAATGCCGGGATCACCCTATTTAGGGCGAAATTACTATCCAGAATCGTTAATTATTTAAAGATCGAGAATGCTCTGGAACTGGGAACTTCCTTAGGAATAGCTTCCGCAGCTATTGCAGCAAATAAATCCACAAAACTTACCACTATAGAAGGTTGCAATGAAACTGCAAAAATCGCCCGGCAACAATTTGAAAAATTTGATCTCAAAAATATTGACTTAAGAATTGACAAAATCGAAAATGTTCTTTCTGATCTCACTTCTAAACTCCGAACATCAAAAATCGGACAGAAAACTTCAGAGAAATTCGACCTTATTTATTTCGACGGCAATCACCAAAAACAGGCAACACTGGACTATTTCCGCACATTATTACCTTTTGCGCACAATGATTCTGTCTTTATATTTGATGACATCCACTGGTCTGCTGAAATGCAGGAAGCCTGGAAAGAAATTATCGAACATCCACAGGTTCGGGTTTCGATCGATACTTTTCAATGGGGCTTTATATTCTTCCGAAGGGAACAGGTGAAGGAGCATTTTACGATTAGGGTGTAA
- a CDS encoding cob(I)yrinic acid a,c-diamide adenosyltransferase, producing the protein MKIYTKTGDKGSTSLFGGTRVPKHHIRIESYGTVDELNSHIGLLRDQPVNDSTKQLLIEIQDRLFTIGAVLATDPEKEKLKNGKDRLNIPKVSDVDIEKLEHAIDEMNTELPEMTHFVLPGGHQSVSFCHIARCVCRRAERISTALYDIEPFQDQVLVYLNRLSDYLFVLARMLSHSLQAEEIQWIPKKS; encoded by the coding sequence ATGAAAATATATACCAAGACCGGGGACAAGGGCTCCACTTCTCTATTTGGAGGAACCAGGGTTCCCAAGCATCATATACGTATTGAAAGCTACGGAACGGTAGACGAGTTAAATTCACACATAGGTCTTCTAAGAGATCAGCCAGTGAATGATAGTACCAAGCAGTTACTAATAGAAATACAGGACAGGTTATTTACCATTGGAGCGGTACTGGCTACAGATCCTGAAAAGGAAAAACTCAAAAATGGAAAGGATCGTTTGAATATTCCTAAAGTATCTGATGTTGATATTGAAAAACTGGAACATGCGATCGACGAGATGAATACCGAATTGCCCGAGATGACGCATTTTGTTTTACCTGGCGGACATCAAAGTGTGTCATTCTGTCACATAGCGCGTTGCGTTTGTAGAAGAGCCGAACGTATTTCTACCGCGTTATATGACATTGAACCATTTCAGGATCAGGTTTTGGTTTATTTGAACCGACTTTCAGACTACCTGTTTGTGCTGGCACGGATGTTGTCTCATTCCTTGCAAGCTGAAGAAATTCAATGGATTCCAAAAAAATCCTAA